The Solidesulfovibrio fructosivorans JJ] DNA segment GCCGTTTGGGGCGCGGGAGCCGCCTGGGCCGACGCGGCGGCGTCCTGTGTTCCAGTGGCGCTGTCTGGCGCGCTCACCGGCCCGGAAGAGGCGCTGCCCCCGGCCGCCGGGCCCGCCGTCCCGGCCGGGGTCTCGGGCGGGGGGAGGGTCTCGCCCCGCATGAGGCGGTCGATGTCATCGCCGGTAATGGTCTCGCGCTCGAGCAGGGCCTTGGCCACGGCCTCGAGGGCGTCGCGCTCGCTCTCCAGGATGGAGCGGGCCCGGCGGTAAGCCGATTCCACGATCTTGCGCACCTCGGCGTCGATCTGGCGCGAGGTTTCCTCGCTGAAGTTCTTGTGGTGCACGAGGTCCTTGCCGAGGAAGATCTCATTGTCGCGCTCGCCATAGGAAAGCGGCCCCAGCACCTCGCTCATGCCCCAGGAGCAGACCATCTTGCGGGCCATGGTGGTGGCCCGTTCGATGTCGTTGCCGGCCCCGGTGGTCATCTGGTCGAGGACGAGCTCCTCGGCCACCCGGCCACCCATGAGCACGGCCAGGTTGTTTTGCAGGTAGTCCCGGGAATAGTTGTGCCGGTCGTCGGTGGGCAGCTGCATGGTGATGCCGAGGGCCATGCCGCGCGGGATGATGGACACCTTGTGCACGGGGTCGGTGCCCGGAAGCTTTCTGGCGACGAGGGCGTGGCCGGCCTCGTGGTAGGCGGTGGTGCGCTTCTCCTCGTCGGTGAGGATGAGGCT contains these protein-coding regions:
- a CDS encoding ATP-dependent metallopeptidase FtsH/Yme1/Tma family protein, with the translated sequence VRDLFMQGKKNAPCLIFIDEIDAVGRQRGAGLGGGHDEREQTLNQLLVEMDGFESNEGVILIAATNRPDVLDPALLRPGRFDRQVVVPTPDVRGRRRILEVHSRRSPLSPDVNLDVLARGTPGFSGADLENLVNEAALQAAKVNKDQVDMADFEQAKDKVLMGKERRSLILTDEEKRTTAYHEAGHALVARKLPGTDPVHKVSIIPRGMALGITMQLPTDDRHNYSRDYLQNNLAVLMGGRVAEELVLDQMTTGAGNDIERATTMARKMVCSWGMSEVLGPLSYGERDNEIFLGKDLVHHKNFSEETSRQIDAEVRKIVESAYRRARSILESERDALEAVAKALLERETITGDDIDRLMRGETLPPPETPAGTAGPAAGGSASSGPVSAPDSATGTQDAAASAQAAPAPQTAAPEAPAAETSVSEPHTGGEEFTLEPDDSAHPEKKPDGEGHGNER